Proteins encoded together in one Bacteroides zoogleoformans window:
- a CDS encoding efflux RND transporter permease subunit, whose protein sequence is MSLYEGAVKKPIMTSLCFLAVVIFGLFSLSRLPIDLYPDIDTNTIMVMTAYPGASASDIENNVTRPLENVLNSVSNLKHITSRSSENMSLITLEFEFGKEDIDVLTNDVRDKLDMVSSVLPDAAETPIIFKFSTDMIPIVLLSVQANESQSALYKILDDRVVNPLARIPGVGTVSISGAPKREVQVYCDPYKLEAYNLSIETISSIIGAENRNVPGGNFDIGNETYSLRVEGEFSDTRQLGDVVVGTYNGATVYLKDVAKVVDTVEERAQETYNNGVKGAMIVVQKQSGANSVDIAKKVQEVLPRLQKNMPSDVKLGVIVNTSENILNTIDSLTETVMYALLFVVLVVFFFLGRWRATLIICITIPLSLIASFIYLAISGNTINIISLSSLSIAIGMVVDDAIVVLENVTTHIERGSDPKQAAVHGTNEVAISVVASTLTMIAVFFPLTMISGMSGVLFKQLGWMMCAIMFISTVSALSLTPMLCSQLLRLQRKQSKTFQMFFAPIERTLDGLDNAYARMLNWAVRHRALVLVGCVAFFVLSLLCAKAVGTEFFPAQDNARIAVKLELPVGARKEVAQEIAQRLAEQWMTKYKGVMKVCNYTVGQADSDNTWASMQTNGSHIISFNISLVDPADRNISLATVCDEMRQDLKSYPEFSKAQVIFGGNNTGMAAQSSADFEVYGYSMTETDSVAAHLKRALLEVEGVSEVNISRSDYQPEYQVDFDREKLALHGLNLATAATYLRNRINGSIASRYREDGEEYDIKVRYAPEFRTSLDAIENILVYNAKGEGIRIKDLGTVVERFAPPTIERKDRERIVTVSAVISGVPLSDVVAAGNAIIGKMDIPSEVTIQVSGSFEDQQESFSDLGTLGVLIILLVFIVMAAQFESLTYPFILILSVPFAMSGVLMALFITDTTLSVMSLLGSIMLIGIVVKNGIVLIDYTILCRERGQSVLRAVVTAGKSRLRPVLMTTLTTVLGMIPMAVGTGQGSEMWSPMAIAVIGGLTVSTILTLIYVPTMYCIFGGVGIKRQRSKLRKQREMAAYFEAQKK, encoded by the coding sequence ATGAGTTTATACGAAGGTGCGGTTAAAAAGCCGATTATGACCTCACTCTGCTTTTTGGCGGTAGTGATATTTGGTCTGTTCTCTTTATCCAGGCTACCTATCGATTTGTATCCGGATATTGATACGAACACGATTATGGTGATGACTGCCTATCCCGGTGCCAGTGCATCGGATATAGAGAACAATGTGACCCGTCCGTTGGAGAATGTGCTGAATTCTGTCAGCAACCTTAAGCATATAACTTCCCGTTCCTCGGAGAATATGTCTCTGATTACGTTGGAGTTTGAGTTTGGCAAAGAAGATATCGACGTGCTGACGAATGATGTGCGCGACAAGCTGGACATGGTGAGCTCTGTACTACCCGATGCTGCGGAGACCCCTATCATTTTCAAATTCAGTACGGACATGATTCCCATCGTGTTGCTGTCTGTGCAGGCTAATGAGAGCCAGTCTGCACTTTACAAGATTCTGGACGACCGCGTGGTAAATCCTTTGGCACGTATACCCGGAGTGGGTACGGTCTCTATCAGTGGTGCTCCGAAACGCGAAGTACAGGTATATTGCGACCCTTATAAGCTTGAAGCTTACAATCTAAGCATTGAAACCATCAGCTCCATTATCGGAGCGGAAAACAGAAACGTGCCCGGCGGTAATTTCGATATAGGAAACGAGACCTATTCTCTGCGTGTGGAAGGAGAGTTCTCTGATACCCGGCAGTTGGGAGATGTTGTGGTGGGAACTTACAACGGAGCAACCGTCTATCTGAAAGATGTGGCTAAGGTGGTGGATACCGTTGAGGAGCGTGCGCAAGAAACCTACAATAATGGAGTGAAAGGAGCCATGATTGTGGTGCAGAAGCAGTCGGGGGCCAATTCGGTAGATATTGCCAAGAAAGTGCAGGAGGTGCTTCCCCGCTTGCAGAAGAATATGCCGAGTGATGTAAAGTTAGGTGTTATTGTCAATACATCCGAGAACATTCTGAACACGATTGACAGTCTGACGGAAACGGTGATGTATGCCTTGCTGTTCGTGGTCTTGGTGGTATTCTTCTTTTTGGGGCGCTGGCGGGCTACACTGATTATCTGTATCACGATTCCGCTTTCGCTGATAGCATCATTCATTTATCTTGCCATTTCCGGCAATACCATCAATATTATTTCGTTGTCATCTCTGTCCATAGCCATCGGTATGGTGGTAGACGATGCCATTGTGGTACTCGAAAACGTCACTACGCACATCGAGCGTGGTTCAGATCCCAAGCAGGCGGCGGTGCATGGCACCAATGAGGTGGCCATTTCTGTGGTGGCCTCTACGTTGACCATGATTGCGGTGTTCTTCCCGCTCACCATGATTTCCGGCATGTCCGGCGTATTGTTCAAGCAGTTGGGCTGGATGATGTGTGCCATCATGTTCATCTCTACCGTTTCGGCCTTATCTCTCACTCCGATGCTTTGTTCGCAGTTGCTCCGTTTGCAACGGAAGCAGTCTAAGACATTCCAGATGTTCTTTGCACCGATAGAACGCACACTCGATGGATTGGATAATGCCTATGCCCGGATGCTGAACTGGGCTGTGCGTCATCGTGCCTTGGTGCTGGTGGGCTGTGTGGCATTCTTTGTTCTTAGTTTGTTGTGTGCCAAAGCAGTGGGCACCGAGTTCTTCCCGGCGCAAGACAATGCCCGTATTGCAGTGAAGCTCGAGTTACCTGTCGGTGCACGCAAGGAAGTGGCGCAGGAGATTGCGCAGCGGCTGGCCGAACAATGGATGACGAAATATAAAGGCGTGATGAAGGTGTGCAACTATACCGTAGGTCAAGCCGACTCTGACAATACATGGGCATCCATGCAGACCAACGGTTCGCATATTATTTCTTTCAATATCAGCTTGGTAGATCCTGCCGACCGTAATATCTCACTGGCTACGGTCTGCGATGAGATGCGCCAAGATCTGAAGAGTTATCCCGAGTTCAGCAAGGCGCAGGTTATTTTCGGAGGTAACAATACAGGTATGGCTGCGCAATCATCTGCCGATTTCGAGGTGTATGGTTACAGCATGACCGAAACGGACAGCGTGGCTGCCCATCTCAAGCGTGCGCTGCTTGAAGTGGAAGGAGTGTCCGAAGTCAACATCAGCCGGAGTGATTATCAGCCGGAATATCAAGTAGACTTCGACCGCGAGAAACTGGCCTTGCATGGTTTGAATTTGGCCACTGCCGCCACTTATCTGCGCAATCGCATCAATGGTTCCATCGCTTCGAGGTATCGTGAGGATGGCGAAGAGTACGACATCAAAGTGCGCTATGCGCCCGAATTCCGCACCAGTCTCGATGCGATAGAGAATATTCTGGTGTATAATGCCAAGGGCGAAGGCATTCGTATCAAGGATTTGGGAACGGTGGTAGAGCGTTTTGCTCCGCCTACCATCGAGCGTAAAGATCGCGAACGCATCGTGACGGTATCTGCCGTTATCTCAGGGGTACCATTGAGTGATGTGGTTGCTGCCGGTAATGCCATCATCGGCAAGATGGATATTCCTTCGGAAGTCACCATCCAGGTATCCGGTTCGTTCGAAGACCAACAAGAGTCTTTCTCTGACTTGGGTACGTTGGGAGTCCTCATCATCCTGTTGGTATTTATTGTGATGGCAGCTCAGTTTGAGTCGCTGACCTATCCGTTTATTCTGATTCTCTCCGTACCGTTTGCCATGAGTGGGGTGCTGATGGCTTTGTTCATAACCGATACCACACTGAGCGTAATGAGTTTGCTGGGAAGCATCATGCTGATCGGTATCGTGGTGAAAAACGGTATTGTGCTTATCGACTACACCATCCTTTGCCGTGAACGCGGTCAGTCGGTATTGAGAGCAGTGGTCACAGCCGGCAAGAGCCGTCTTCGTCCGGTATTGATGACTACACTGACCACAGTCCTGGGTATGATTCCGATGGCTGTCGGAACAGGTCAGGGCTCGGAGATGTGGAGTCCGATGGCTATTGCCGTGATCGGTGGCCTGACGGTTTCCACCATTCTGACATTGATTTACGTTCCTACGATGTATTGCATCTTTGGCGGTGTGGGCATCAAGCGCCAACGCAGCAAGTTGCGCAAACAGAGAGAAATGGCTGCTTACTTTGAAGCACAGAAAAAATAA
- a CDS encoding PG0541 family transporter-associated protein, producing the protein MKSVLITFDQAYYERIIATLDRLNCRGFTYWEQVRGRGSKTGDPHYGSHAWPSMCSAILTMVEDERVEPLLEVLHDMDKQTEQLGLRAFVWNIEKSI; encoded by the coding sequence ATGAAATCTGTATTGATAACCTTCGACCAAGCGTATTACGAACGCATCATCGCCACTTTAGATCGTCTGAACTGCCGTGGCTTCACCTATTGGGAGCAGGTGCGTGGCCGTGGAAGTAAGACGGGTGACCCGCATTACGGCAGCCACGCATGGCCCTCCATGTGCTCGGCCATCCTGACGATGGTAGAGGATGAGAGGGTGGAGCCGTTGCTGGAAGTGCTGCACGATATGGACAAGCAAACCGAGCAGTTGGGACTCCGGGCCTTTGTCTGGAATATAGAAAAGTCCATATAG
- a CDS encoding SGNH/GDSL hydrolase family protein: protein MEKNSLRHTGLLVFLVVGILLLLRFLPVITVDGHTLRHVDILGDLRPSSPRAEVSDSLPPPPVVKPAFVDTCRIGMTCIEDYSDSTLRGMTGFYRALNELRETPRPVRIAYFGDSFIEADILTADLREMLQKNYGGCGVGFVTITSMTSGFRPTVHHSFGGWQSHSIMDSAFFDRSRQGVSGHYFVPRAGAYVELKGQNRYASLLDTCRRASIFFYSKDTLTISASINRGETLTRTFNPAEDLQVMTVEGRIGAVRWTVHRADSTLFYGLAMDGQAGVAVDNFSLRGSSGLSLRSVPIRMMREFNEQRPYDLIVLQFGLNVATERGRNYDKYITGMQTTVQHLKEAFPQAGILIVSVGDRDYKTPDGELRTMPGIKNLVRYQQSLAADEAVAFWNMFEAMGGDGSMAGLVHAKPSMANYDYTHINFRGGKRLAGLLYEALIYGKEQYDRRRAYELEP, encoded by the coding sequence ATGGAAAAAAACTCTTTGAGACATACGGGGCTGCTGGTATTCCTTGTAGTAGGAATACTGTTGTTGTTGCGTTTCCTGCCCGTTATTACGGTGGACGGTCATACGTTGCGGCATGTAGATATACTTGGCGATTTGCGTCCTTCCTCTCCTCGGGCGGAGGTGTCGGACAGTCTGCCGCCACCACCCGTAGTGAAGCCGGCCTTCGTTGATACCTGCCGCATCGGGATGACCTGCATCGAAGATTATAGCGACTCCACGTTGCGTGGCATGACGGGTTTCTATCGTGCACTCAATGAACTTCGGGAAACGCCCCGCCCGGTACGCATCGCCTACTTTGGCGATTCTTTTATCGAAGCCGATATCCTGACGGCCGATTTGCGGGAGATGCTCCAGAAAAACTATGGAGGTTGCGGGGTGGGATTTGTCACTATCACGTCCATGACCAGTGGCTTTCGTCCCACGGTGCACCATTCTTTCGGAGGATGGCAGAGCCACTCCATTATGGATTCCGCTTTCTTCGATCGTAGCCGGCAGGGCGTTTCGGGACATTACTTCGTGCCTCGCGCCGGGGCTTATGTGGAGCTGAAAGGGCAGAACCGCTATGCCTCGTTGCTCGATACCTGCCGGCGTGCCTCCATCTTCTTTTACTCCAAAGATACGCTTACCATTTCGGCCAGCATCAACCGGGGCGAAACGCTGACACGCACGTTCAATCCGGCGGAAGACTTGCAAGTCATGACAGTGGAAGGCCGCATCGGGGCTGTGCGCTGGACGGTGCACCGAGCAGACTCCACACTGTTTTATGGCCTGGCAATGGACGGGCAGGCGGGCGTTGCGGTAGATAACTTCTCTTTGCGTGGCAGTTCCGGCCTTTCATTGCGCTCGGTGCCCATACGTATGATGCGCGAGTTCAATGAACAGCGTCCTTACGACCTGATTGTCCTGCAATTCGGCTTGAATGTGGCCACTGAGCGCGGGCGGAATTATGATAAATACATTACAGGCATGCAGACCACGGTGCAGCATCTGAAAGAGGCTTTTCCGCAGGCCGGCATTCTCATCGTCAGTGTGGGCGACCGTGACTATAAGACACCGGACGGTGAGTTGCGCACCATGCCCGGCATCAAGAATTTGGTTCGTTATCAGCAGAGTCTGGCGGCGGATGAGGCTGTTGCTTTCTGGAATATGTTCGAGGCGATGGGAGGTGATGGCAGTATGGCAGGGTTAGTGCATGCCAAGCCATCTATGGCCAATTATGATTATACACACATCAACTTTCGTGGTGGCAAGCGTTTGGCCGGACTGTTATATGAGGCACTTATTTACGGAAAAGAACAATATGACAGGAGGCGTGCCTATGAATTGGAGCCGTGA
- a CDS encoding SGNH/GDSL hydrolase family protein: MRHLFTEKNNMTGGVPMNWSREDKLRNINRLAVCSLALLCLTLSCRLHAQDGLPSRPLPDRVTAGAVFVDNKRPADTVSIPEEVIPEAFRQLKENDLNDSLGILHPFWEKLRLTRLGISTDTLRILHVGDSHVRGHVFPQTAGQLMRQTFRQISYVDMGINGATCVTFARADRIAEIASLNPDLLILSFGTNESHSRGYVSLSHYRQMDDLVRMLRDSLPEVPMLMTTPPGSYESFGRRRRRTYKVNPRTAVAVRTIRRYADENGLAVWDMYGILGGVRRACLNWQEAGLMRPDHVHYMPEGYQLQGRLFYQALLKAYNDYVEY; encoded by the coding sequence ATGAGGCACTTATTTACGGAAAAGAACAATATGACAGGAGGCGTGCCTATGAATTGGAGCCGTGAGGATAAACTTCGGAATATCAACCGGTTGGCCGTTTGCAGCCTGGCGCTTCTTTGCCTGACTCTTTCTTGTCGGCTTCATGCACAAGATGGGCTTCCCTCCCGTCCGCTTCCTGATAGAGTAACAGCCGGTGCGGTTTTTGTCGACAACAAGCGGCCGGCTGATACGGTATCTATCCCGGAAGAGGTGATTCCGGAAGCGTTCCGGCAACTGAAGGAGAATGATTTGAACGATAGCCTTGGCATCCTTCATCCTTTTTGGGAGAAACTTCGTCTGACACGGCTTGGCATTTCCACGGATACGTTGCGCATCCTGCATGTGGGCGACAGCCATGTGCGCGGACATGTCTTTCCTCAAACCGCCGGCCAACTGATGCGGCAAACGTTCAGGCAGATCTCTTATGTAGATATGGGCATCAACGGCGCCACTTGTGTCACGTTTGCCCGAGCAGACCGTATTGCAGAGATTGCATCCCTGAATCCCGATTTGCTAATTCTTTCTTTCGGTACCAACGAGAGCCATAGCCGGGGATATGTCTCATTGTCTCATTACCGGCAGATGGACGACCTTGTACGTATGCTTCGCGACAGCTTGCCCGAAGTACCTATGCTGATGACCACCCCTCCGGGTTCTTACGAGAGTTTTGGCCGGCGTAGGCGGCGTACGTATAAAGTTAATCCGCGCACGGCCGTTGCCGTGCGTACCATCCGACGCTATGCCGATGAAAACGGGCTGGCCGTGTGGGATATGTACGGCATTCTGGGCGGTGTCCGCCGTGCTTGCCTCAACTGGCAGGAAGCCGGACTGATGCGTCCCGACCACGTGCACTATATGCCCGAAGGCTATCAGCTGCAAGGAAGATTGTTTTACCAAGCTCTTTTAAAAGCCTATAACGATTATGTGGAATATTGA
- a CDS encoding MBOAT family O-acyltransferase: MWNIDEFFSGLDIDLTKLCDLLTYDSKAPMIFSSGIFLWLFTAFVLVYLLLQCRTTARLLFVTAFSYYFYYKSSGTYFFLLGLVTVSDFFIARLMAREAKPWLRKAWVTLSLTINLGLLCYFKYTNFLGEFFASLTGGTFTAMDIFLPVGISFFTFQSLSYTIDVYRREIAPLANLLDYAFYVSFFPQLVAGPIVRARDFIPQIRRPLFVSSEMFGRGVFLIAGGLFKKAVISDYISVNFVERIFDNPILYSGVENLMGIYGYALQIYCDFSGYSDMAIGIALLLGFHFNINFNSPYKSASVTEFWRRWHISLSGWLRDYLYISLGGNRKGKIRQYLNLIITMFLGGLWHGASWNFVLWGMMHGVALALHKAWMALTGCRKGERSSAIRRFFGMLITFHFVCLCWVFFRNAEFSTSIDMLKQVFTTFRPQLFPQLIEGYWEVFVLMGLGYFLHFVPDSWERVCTKSVIRLPLLGKAVLMVLVVYLVIQMKSAEIQPFIYFQF; encoded by the coding sequence ATGTGGAATATTGACGAATTCTTTTCCGGACTTGATATAGACTTAACCAAGCTGTGTGATCTCCTGACTTACGATTCGAAAGCACCGATGATATTCAGCAGCGGTATCTTCCTTTGGCTGTTCACCGCTTTCGTTTTGGTGTATCTGCTGTTGCAGTGCCGCACCACGGCCCGGTTGCTCTTTGTTACCGCATTCTCTTATTACTTCTATTATAAGAGTAGCGGAACTTATTTCTTCCTGCTGGGGCTTGTCACGGTGAGCGATTTCTTCATAGCCCGTCTCATGGCCCGTGAGGCGAAGCCTTGGCTGCGGAAGGCGTGGGTCACATTGAGCCTTACCATCAATCTGGGATTGCTGTGCTATTTCAAATATACTAATTTCCTCGGTGAGTTCTTTGCCTCCCTCACCGGAGGCACTTTCACTGCAATGGACATATTCCTGCCCGTGGGCATTTCGTTCTTCACCTTCCAATCGTTGAGTTATACCATTGATGTGTATCGTAGGGAAATCGCACCGCTCGCTAATCTGTTGGATTATGCTTTTTATGTGTCTTTCTTCCCGCAATTGGTAGCAGGTCCTATCGTGCGTGCGCGCGACTTCATTCCGCAAATCCGTCGCCCGTTGTTCGTTTCAAGCGAGATGTTCGGGCGTGGGGTCTTTCTTATAGCCGGCGGTCTGTTCAAGAAGGCGGTCATATCAGACTACATCAGTGTAAATTTCGTGGAACGTATCTTCGATAACCCCATTCTCTATTCGGGCGTGGAGAACCTGATGGGCATTTACGGCTATGCCTTACAGATTTATTGCGATTTTTCCGGCTATAGCGATATGGCCATCGGCATTGCCTTGTTGCTGGGCTTCCATTTCAATATAAACTTCAACTCACCTTATAAGTCTGCTTCCGTAACGGAGTTTTGGCGCAGGTGGCACATTTCGTTGTCCGGCTGGTTGCGCGATTATCTCTACATCTCTTTGGGCGGCAACCGGAAAGGGAAGATACGCCAGTACCTCAACCTTATCATCACGATGTTTCTGGGCGGACTGTGGCATGGCGCTTCTTGGAACTTTGTTCTTTGGGGCATGATGCACGGTGTTGCCTTGGCGCTTCATAAAGCTTGGATGGCACTCACCGGATGCCGGAAAGGGGAACGGAGTAGTGCTATTCGCCGTTTCTTTGGCATGCTCATCACGTTTCATTTCGTCTGCCTGTGCTGGGTCTTCTTCCGCAATGCGGAGTTCTCCACGTCGATAGACATGCTGAAACAGGTATTCACGACTTTCCGCCCTCAGCTCTTCCCGCAGTTGATAGAAGGCTATTGGGAGGTATTTGTGTTGATGGGGCTGGGATATTTCTTGCATTTCGTACCCGATAGTTGGGAGCGCGTTTGTACGAAGTCCGTCATCCGTCTCCCCTTGTTGGGGAAGGCGGTGCTGATGGTACTGGTTGTTTACCTTGTCATTCAGATGAAAAGCGCGGAGATTCAGCCGTTCATTTATTTCCAATTTTAA